A window of the Pogona vitticeps strain Pit_001003342236 chromosome 4, PviZW2.1, whole genome shotgun sequence genome harbors these coding sequences:
- the FAM151A gene encoding protein FAM151A has protein sequence MLDYLMNLRRIDRKDGLLVTWHHAANKKSEMEAALKSDVMALESDVTIEGYNTPNETDKPIMAHPPDIYSDNTLQEWLEAVLRSSNKAIKLDFKNIKTVGPSLDILIKISSRLNIDRPVWLNADILNGPNIPFNIAVNASLFLSLIQEKFPNCTISSGWTNLYLPFLPNNTYTQTMVEEMHGLVGNLPQRITFPVRAVMARPAWPHLSWLLSRSKRYSLTLWQGEADPVTVEDLLFIRKNSQPEQIFYDLYDPVLSQFKDMACEYWSFVFVFKLQSILFF, from the exons ATGCTGGATTATCTGATGAATCTGAGAAGAATAGACAGAAAAGATGGCTTATTGGTCACCTGGCACCATGCTGCAAATAAGAAGAGTGAAATGGAAGCAGCTTTGAAAA GTGATGTCATGGCCCTGGAATCTGATGTCACAATTGAAGGATATAACACACCCAATGAAACTGACAAGCCCATCATGGCCCACCCCCCTGACATCTACAGCGACAACACTCTTCAGGAATGGTTGGAGGCAGTGCTTAGATCCTCCAACAAAG ctatcaagctggatttcaaaaacatCAAGACAGTGGGTCCCTCCCTAGACATCTTAATAAAAATCTCCTCCCGGCTGAATATTGATAGGCCTGTGTGGTTAAATGCAGACATTCTGAATGGTCCAAATATACCTTTTAACATCGCAGTCAATGCAAGCCT aTTCCTCTCACTTATCCAAGAGAAGTTCCCAAATTGCACCATCTCCTCAGGCTGGACAAATCTGTATTTGCCTTTCTTGCCCAACAACACCTACACACAGACAATGGTTGAGGAAATGCATGGCCTTGTGGGAAATCTGCCTCAGCGAATCACCTTCCCTGTAAGAGCTGTCATGGCAAGGCCAGCATGGCCTCATTTGAGTTGGCTTTTGAGTCGGTCCAAAAG GTATAGCTTGACCTTGTGGCAAGGAGAGGCTGATCCAGTGACAGTAGAAGATCTCTTGTTTATCCGAAAAAATAGCCAACCTGAGCAAATCTTTTATGACCTTTATGATCCTGTTTTGTCTCAATTCAAGGACATGGCATGTGAGTattggagttttgtttttgtttttaaattgcagagtattttatttttttaa